The Fodinibius salinus nucleotide sequence TTGGCAGTATAAGTTTTATAAAATAAAAATGTTTGGAGCTAGCAAGTATAAAATTCAGCGTAAGCATGATTTTAAGTATATCCAAACCAATGGAGGGCGTTCGAAAACAAGTACACTTGTTTTTCTGCACGGTATGTTTGGGCAGTTAAGTAACTATGACCCGCTGATAAACCAACTTGGAGAAGTTCCGATTGTTGTTCCCGAAATTCCGCTTTATGATGGTTGCAGTTCACAGCTGACGATACGCCAACTCACAAAATGGTTTCATTCTTTTTTGGAGCAGATGGATATTGAACAACCTATTTTGCTTGGTAACTCTATGGGTGGACACTTAGCGCTGGATTATACCTTGCAATATTCCGAAAATGTAGATTCTTTAATTTTGACGGGCAGTTCAGGAATTCAAGAAAAGAATTTCGGCTATACTTTTCCCCGGCGAAAAGATCGCGATTTTATCCGCAAGAAAGCAGCTCTTACGTTTTATGATGATCTTGTTAATGAACAAATTGTGGACGACATAATGGATGTTGTTTCATCTCCGTCTAAAATGCTTAACTTGCTGGCCATTGCCCGGGATACCTACGAATATAATGTTGAAAAATATTTACCGGATATACCACATCCGACATTGCTTATATGGGGACGGAATGATGAAATTACGCCCCCCAACGTGGCTCACCGTTTTTATGAGCAATTACCCAATGCAAGTTTGCGATGGATTGATAAATGTGGACATGCACCAATGATGGAACATCCCGAAAAGTTTGCCTCTTATTTGAATGACTTTTTGATTAATCAGCAATATAACTCAAAACCAAAAATTTCTAGTCATGAAAAAAATTATTCATACTTCTAATGCACCGGATGCGATAGGCCCTTATAGCCAGGCGGTAGTACATGATGATATCGTTTACTGTTCTGGACAGATAGGATTAGATCCCGATACCAATGAATTTGTGGGAGCTGATGTCAGTTCTCAAGCCAAACAGGTAATGGAGAACCTGAAAGCGGTATTAGAAGAAGCCGGATCAGGTTTCGAGAAGACTATTAAATGCGGTATCTACCTTGATGATATGAGCAACTTTGAGACCGTAAACAAAATATATGGGGAATATTTTAAGAATGATCCACCGGCGCGCGAAACTGTTGCCGTCAAAACACTGCCCAAGAATTGCAAGGTAGAAATTGGCTGCACGGCTTATATCTAATATTCGGTATTTGATTATTAGATATGGACCTGGTGATTGCATCAGGTCCTTTTTTATTACTTTCTCAGTTCAAACGTTGTAGTCCGTTTGTTCCCTACCTTGTCAAAGGTTGTGATTTTAATATTCATTACGTTTGTGGGAGTAAAGTTCGGATGATAATAGACAAACTGATTATCTTCGGGAGCATATTCTGGGATGCCCTCTTGCCCATTAACCGTAATTTTTGTTTTCTGATAGGCAATACCGGATAGGTTATCTTGTGCATCAATAAGGATAACCCAATGGCCATCGGGACGTTTTTTTAAACGTGGATTGTTTAACTTTGGGGGGATAGTATCGCTTTTTAGGACAAAAGTTCCCAGCGACTCGACTTCACCTTTTATGAATTTATCAGTAAAAGAGGTCGGAATCAGTTCCCATTTTTCATCTTCATCAAATCGATCGAGCTTATAGAAAGAAAAGCTAGAAGAGGTGGTAAGCATCGAGTCTTTGGGGAGATAGAATGTAAATGCCCCTTGCTGAGGAACAATCTCCGGGATTAGCTCAACAGAGATAGAATCGCCTGATGCTTTTTGAACGGCCATCCCTACAGATACAGTGTCATAAAATGTATGTTTAGGAAATATGGCAAATGATTGTGTATCTGCTGAACGTAAAAAGGTTGTCATATTTGGAGTAATACGCCGAAATATGGTGGGTCCCGTGCCTTGGATATTCATGAACAACGGATCCTTATTTTGTAGTGGTAGAGTCCATCCGTTTTGGTGACGGCTGATATTATCACTGCTGTCTATGGTAATAGTAGTGGTAGAAAACTGCTGTTCTGAGAGTGTTACCCAATCGGGAAACCAACTCCAAGTATGGGAATTGGCCACAATACTGCCAGAAGCCGTTTTTCTTCCCGTGTTGGTTTTCTTTGCTGGGTTTGATGATTTTGCCAATACGGTTATTGAGAACGAAACACTGCTTCTGTTTCCAAAATAGTCTGCAGCTGTAATTGTTACCCGGTGCTTGCCCGGAGCAAGGTTGAGAATTCCGTTTTCACTGCTGGTAGTATAAAAGGGAAGGGTGTTACCGTTAGCCACAAACAACCGCTGATACCCTTCATCTTGTTTTTTTAACAGTGGATAGATACGATCAATGAACATCTGTCCGGTTTCCTGATACGAAAAACTGTCCATCTTGGCATGGAACATCTGTCGACCATCAACACGCATACCGAGTTCGTAAACAGCATAGGAATTGCGGACCCCATTGGATTGATCAAACACATTAATTCCCAATCCCACGGGTCCTGTTATCCGTATATTCGAAGTTTGATACGAAGAGTTACCTCCCCACACATTTTGGGTATGGATTTTATTGCTACCATTAATAGTCGAACGGTGAGAAAACGGTTCAACAGAAATGCCCGTAATTTGTGGAGCAATATTATCTTTGACTGATAGATTGGTCAATAAAGGATTAAATGGCTTATGGTCGGGGGTTCGCAGCTCGAAATGCAAATGGGGCGGGCCAATGCCCGATGCACCACTGTAGCCGATTAGCTCTCCTTGTTTGATAGTTCGGTTTACCCAGCCACTGAATTGGTCTATTTCAAAACTGTAATTATTGGATATACGTACTGAGTCAGCAAAATGCTGAAGCTCATCATTAAACGAGAGCAGGTGGGCATAGACGGAATATGACCCGTCTTTGTGTTTAAGATACAGTACCTTGCCGTAGCCACGGGGGCCAATGGTGATACGATCAACAATTCCGTCTCGGGTGGCATAGACTTCGTATCCACGGCGGCCCCAAGTTTTTAAATCTAGTGCGGCATGAAAGTGGGCAGTACGTGTTTCTCCGAAAGTTGATGTTAAGTAGTGGCTGGCATTGGTAGGCCAGAGGTATTCGGCTTTTGATGGATTAAAACTGGATTGTCCCAGCACCTTCGCAGATCCTCCGAAAAGGATGAACAGTATTAGGATTGATGTTGGCAGGTGCTTCATGATCCACTGACCGTAACATTGAGTTGTACAAGATTATCGCCCAGTGTGGCCTGAATATCATCACCGGGTTGTATGGCTGAAACGCCCTTAGGCGTGCCTGTAAAAATAAGGTCACCCGGCTGTAACGTAAACATAGAGGAGAGGTAGCTGATTAATTTCGTTATCGAAACAATCATTAGCTCGGTATTATCGGATTGACGAATTTCTCCGTTAACGCTGAGTGTAAGATCTATATTCTGAGGGTTGGTAATTTTATTAGCGCGAACAAAGGAACTGATTGGGGCAAAGGTGTCAAATCCCTTTGCTATTGACCAAGGGTGACCAGCCTCTTTTGCCTCTTGTTGGATGTCTCGTGCCGTTACATCAATACCAATTGCATATCCGTCTACATGCTGCAGGGCGCGTTTTTCGGAGATATTTTTACCTCCTTCACCAATTGCAGTTACCAGCTCAACTTCGTGATGCACATTATTACTTTGCTCGGGAATTTGAATAGTATCTCCGTCAGAAATAATGCTGCTGGTAGGTTTTAAAAAGACGAGGGGACAATCCGGCGGATTGTTGTTGAGCTCACGAGCATGTTCTACGTAGTTACGACCAATACAGAATATATTGGTAGCAGTAAGATGGGGCAATCCCGGTATGGTGGTTGACATAATAATCAGAATATAAAAAAGCCTTGGTCTTTGAAGAAACCAAGGCTTTCAAAATATTGATAAAAAAGTTGTTATGCTTGTGGCTCTACATTTACAAATTTACGGCCATTTGCACGTGTGCGGAATACAACCTTGCCAGCTTCTTTGGCAAAAAGTGTGTCATCGCCACCACGACCAACATTTAGTCCTGGGTGGAACTTCGTGCCACGCTGTCGAACAATAATATGTCCGGCTTTGACCATCTCTCCGCCGTATTCCTTAACTCCCAGTCGTTTTGATATCGAATCGCGACCGTTCTTTGTTGAACCTTGACCTTTCTTATGCGCCATAACGTTGTGTAATTTCTAAATTATCCTTCTTGCTTACTTTCCCATGCATCCAAGACCGTTACACGATCTTCATCTTCGGGAATGAATCCTTCTAAATCTTCAAGATCCGTATTATTAATATGCTTTATTGCTTCTTTGGCAAGCATATCGGTAGAAAGCTGTTGCTCGTCGCTTTCTTCGGTCTCTTCTTTTTGGGTAGAAGAAGAGCTTGAACTTGCAGATCCTGAGATAGAAATACTGTTAATTTCTATTTGAGACATCGGTTGTCGGTGTCCGCGCTTCTTTTGGTATCCTTTGCGGCGTTTCTTTTTAAAGACAATAACCTTGTCCGACTTTACATTATCAAGCAATGTTGCTTCAATAGAAGCTCCCTCAATAACGGGTTTGCCGATCGTTACGTCACCGTCATCATTGGTTAAAAAGACACGGTCGAATGTTAAGTCTTGGTCAACCTCGTCACTTTGCTTATCTACAAACAAGACATCGCCTTCAGAAACCCGATACTGATGCCCACCTATTTCAACTACTGCGTACATCTAATTGTAATGATTTGTGGTTATAAAATACGTTTTCACAGAATGCCAAATATAAACTTTTCACCATCCAAAACAAAGTAAAAAAAGCTGATGAATTAAAGGATACAAAATTGTATCATGATAGCTGAAGAAAATCCTATTAAAATTTAGTGCAATGGATAAAGACTTACCAGATTTACACGAACAGGCTTTTATGTTTAAGAATACTAAACGTTTTCAACACGATGGGGGACGGGCATGGATTAAAGATTCACAGCTACACGAGGCCCGGAAAGATGGGAATGGAAAGCTAACGACGGTTACAGAGAAAAAGGATGCGGCCCGCGTCGAATAAGCTGAAGATCACAAGCCTTCCCTGTAATTAATGAGCGAGCTATTTTATGAAATATGTTAAATTTCGGACATGGATTATACTGGTTACAGTAGTTTTAGCCGTGTTTTTTTTACTGATGTATTCTGGCGGTGAGAGGGGAACATATAAAAGTGCACAACCGATTACTGATTCGGTACTCACCCAAACTTATCCTAACATATATGAGGCCATTTCGGAGCGGGATGGCTCATTGTTACAGCCGTACCTTACTCATAGCAACGATGAGGTGCGGGGACAGGCGTGGCGTGCTTTTGCCAATACATCGGTAGATTCACTTGGGCCGTTTATTAATCTAGCCGTCCGGCAAAACACTGCTGTTTCGTGGTTTGGGATAAGTCAGCATGAAATGAATAAAGAACAGTTGCGCCGTTTGGAACAGCGCTGGAAAGAAAATCCCAATGAGCGACCCGGAATTTCAAGAGTGCTGGGACAGCAAGGCGACCAGAAAAGTCTGCAGTTATTTTTACAATATTCGGACTCTACAAATTTCGAAAGTAAATATCATTTAGCCTTGGCTGTCGGCCGATTGGTTGCTCAGTTTGATCTTACAGCTGACCAACAGTTAAAAGTGGTACAGCGTGCTTTTAATGCAAATGAAGATAAGACAACACGGGCTTATTTATATGGATGGTATCGCGGCGATGCTTCTCGATTGAATCCGGTAGTCCAAGATACACTCATGTCGCGCTGGCAGGTACTTGGAAGGGGACTAAGCCCCGAAATTGAACAGTATATCAATAAGATGATGCCGAAGCGTACCACTTCTGAATTGGCAATCTTTTATAACGGAGAACAACGGCTGGACAGTGAGGTACAACTGTCGATAGAATTGGCAAAATCAATTGGTGAAGTTAAGCTTACAGATCAGAATTCATTAGCAGCAAAAATGCTGTTAACCAATGCTAATACGCATGTTCAAGTACAGACACTAAAAAGCTTAAATGGAAAGCTTGATCGGAATGATGGTCTATATAATTATATTACCGGTACGATGCTTACGAATGCACAGCTTGCTGATCCTGTATGGCTGCAGGCGCTTGCGACCTCGGTTAATATTGATAGCGTTCTTGCGGATAAATATACAGATCGTTTAGGCTCCATTCCTCAAGAAAACAAGTATTTTACGCCGAAGGTATTGGCTGTTTATGAAAAAGCTAAGGGTCCTGATGCTTATTTAAACAAAATTGAAGAACTTGTGGGGAGCGATACCCTCAAAACGATGTATGCCCTGCAGAGCATGAACCGGTATTGGCAAAAATTGTCTGGTCAAGAGCAGGCCGAACCGCATATAAAGCAGGTTCGAAGTATCGTTTTTGATGCACTCGAAATGGGCGATCGCGGAGTAGCATATATGACACAGCCGTTGCTGGAAAATAAACAATTATTTAGCAATGGAGATTTTGATCAGATAAATAATGTATTATCATACTTTTCTTTACCGGCAGATGTTGAAGTATATCAGGTTTTTGGGTCCTTATATTATGATCGATTCAGGGAGCAGGCGCGTCCCGTTATTGATTCGCTGGCTGCCCAAAATTATGCTCCACTGAACCGCTCGCTGTCTGATGCAGGTTGGGATGTAGAAGTACCGGAAACGGTTGAACCCAATTTTCGAATGCCTAACTGGGATAGATTATGGGAGCTTGGCCGCCATCCTGTCTGGACCCTGAAAACAGAAAAGGGAAATATTTCTATCGAGATGAATACATTGAGTGCCCCAGCGACGGTATCTATGATCGACAGTTTGAGCAGGGCTGGAGCTTACGATGGTGTACCATTTCATCGTGTGGTACCGAATTTTGTGATTCAAGGTGGAGATATTGAACGTAAAGATGGTTTTGGCGGGCCTGAGTTTGTTATTCCTACAGAAGCTTCAGCTCAAGGGTTTGTGCGTGGAGCAACGGGTATTGCCAGTGCAGGTACCGATACCGAAGGGAGCCAGTATTTTGTTATGCACCAGTGGAAACCGCATCTCAACGGTAGCTATACGCGTTTTGGTAAGGTTGTTGATGGAATGGATGTTGTAGATAATATTACCATTGGAGATAAAGTGTTGTCGACAACTTGGTACTAAGGTTAGTTAATAAAAAATGGCAGCAAGGAACCTATCCTTAATTATGAATTCAAAAATGAGTTTCTTTATATTAAGATGATGTTGTCTGAAATATTAAACGGTATGTTTTATGCTTTTTTCTAAGTCTTGTGTTTATGGGTTACGAGCAACGCTTTTTTTAGCATCAAAAGAGGATGAGGAGCACACCTCCATACGTGAGTTGAGCGAAGAACTTGATATTTCTTTTCATTTCTTAACCAAAATTCTACAGCAGCTTACAGAAGTAGATCTGTTGGAATCTAAGAAAGGACCCAAGGGCGGAGTTCGTTTGACAAAGCCAGCTGAAGAAATATCATTATTAGATATAGTAGTAGCTATAGACGGTGATGAGTTATTTAAAGAATGTGTGTTGGGCTTACCTGGTTGTGGGATAGATAAACCGTGTCCGTTACATAGTATTTGGGCAGAAAATCGTGATGATATTCAAAAGATGCTGGAAACACAGACTCTGCTGGATATGGCTGAGAAGGGAAAACAGCAAAATTTAAGAGTAACTGCTGACGGAAAATTTGAGTGGGGTTAATTTTAAGTAGAATAGATTTAGCACTTTTCAAAACTACTATTTGCAATTCACAAGACAATCCACCCATATACCTAACATTTGGAGATACTGATTTGAGCAGTTGTAATAATATTCAGATTGATGAGCACTGGATTTCGAAAAAAGAGTTGATGGAGCTCATTAATTTTGAAAAATACTTTAGAGCTGTTGCTTGGTTCTGATGAATAAATTTTGTGCTTATGCAGTCATTATTTTCTGACCTCACGATTGTCGAGTTGGCCAGCGTGCTAGCTGGTCCGGCAGTGGGGAATTTCTTTTCTGAATTGGGGGCTGAAGTAATTAAGGTCGAAAATAAAACAAATGGCGGTGATGTTACTCGACAGTGGCGCCAACCGAATGAAACTACTGAGGGTCCCTCGGCCTACTACTCTTCGGTCAATTGGAATAAGGAATCCGTGCTGTTGGATTTTACGGATGATACCGACATGCAAAAGGTCAGACAGCTTCTTCGGGACGCCGATATTGTTATAACCAATTTTAAGAAAGGTGATGACAAGAAATTCGACCTGACATATGAAGATTTAAAAACGTTAAAGCCATCGGTTATTCACGGAAAAATATCTGGTTTTGGAAGTGATAGTGATCGTCCGGCCTATGATTTAATTCTGCAGGCCGAGACCGGTTTTATGTCGATGAACGGCCAACCAAAAAGCCCACCTACGAAGATGCCGCTTGCCCTTATTGATCTATTGGCTGCTCACCAGCTCAAAGAGGGTATTTTATGTGCATTGCTGAAACAGAAAGAAAATCCTAATCAGCCTTTTAATATAGAGGTTAGTTTATATGAAA carries:
- a CDS encoding alpha/beta fold hydrolase, coding for MFGASKYKIQRKHDFKYIQTNGGRSKTSTLVFLHGMFGQLSNYDPLINQLGEVPIVVPEIPLYDGCSSQLTIRQLTKWFHSFLEQMDIEQPILLGNSMGGHLALDYTLQYSENVDSLILTGSSGIQEKNFGYTFPRRKDRDFIRKKAALTFYDDLVNEQIVDDIMDVVSSPSKMLNLLAIARDTYEYNVEKYLPDIPHPTLLIWGRNDEITPPNVAHRFYEQLPNASLRWIDKCGHAPMMEHPEKFASYLNDFLINQQYNSKPKISSHEKNYSYF
- a CDS encoding RidA family protein gives rise to the protein MKKIIHTSNAPDAIGPYSQAVVHDDIVYCSGQIGLDPDTNEFVGADVSSQAKQVMENLKAVLEEAGSGFEKTIKCGIYLDDMSNFETVNKIYGEYFKNDPPARETVAVKTLPKNCKVEIGCTAYI
- a CDS encoding M23 family metallopeptidase, with product MKHLPTSILILFILFGGSAKVLGQSSFNPSKAEYLWPTNASHYLTSTFGETRTAHFHAALDLKTWGRRGYEVYATRDGIVDRITIGPRGYGKVLYLKHKDGSYSVYAHLLSFNDELQHFADSVRISNNYSFEIDQFSGWVNRTIKQGELIGYSGASGIGPPHLHFELRTPDHKPFNPLLTNLSVKDNIAPQITGISVEPFSHRSTINGSNKIHTQNVWGGNSSYQTSNIRITGPVGLGINVFDQSNGVRNSYAVYELGMRVDGRQMFHAKMDSFSYQETGQMFIDRIYPLLKKQDEGYQRLFVANGNTLPFYTTSSENGILNLAPGKHRVTITAADYFGNRSSVSFSITVLAKSSNPAKKTNTGRKTASGSIVANSHTWSWFPDWVTLSEQQFSTTTITIDSSDNISRHQNGWTLPLQNKDPLFMNIQGTGPTIFRRITPNMTTFLRSADTQSFAIFPKHTFYDTVSVGMAVQKASGDSISVELIPEIVPQQGAFTFYLPKDSMLTTSSSFSFYKLDRFDEDEKWELIPTSFTDKFIKGEVESLGTFVLKSDTIPPKLNNPRLKKRPDGHWVILIDAQDNLSGIAYQKTKITVNGQEGIPEYAPEDNQFVYYHPNFTPTNVMNIKITTFDKVGNKRTTTFELRK
- a CDS encoding fumarylacetoacetate hydrolase family protein; its protein translation is MSTTIPGLPHLTATNIFCIGRNYVEHARELNNNPPDCPLVFLKPTSSIISDGDTIQIPEQSNNVHHEVELVTAIGEGGKNISEKRALQHVDGYAIGIDVTARDIQQEAKEAGHPWSIAKGFDTFAPISSFVRANKITNPQNIDLTLSVNGEIRQSDNTELMIVSITKLISYLSSMFTLQPGDLIFTGTPKGVSAIQPGDDIQATLGDNLVQLNVTVSGS
- the rpmA gene encoding 50S ribosomal protein L27, with product MAHKKGQGSTKNGRDSISKRLGVKEYGGEMVKAGHIIVRQRGTKFHPGLNVGRGGDDTLFAKEAGKVVFRTRANGRKFVNVEPQA
- the rplU gene encoding 50S ribosomal protein L21, with protein sequence MYAVVEIGGHQYRVSEGDVLFVDKQSDEVDQDLTFDRVFLTNDDGDVTIGKPVIEGASIEATLLDNVKSDKVIVFKKKRRKGYQKKRGHRQPMSQIEINSISISGSASSSSSSTQKEETEESDEQQLSTDMLAKEAIKHINNTDLEDLEGFIPEDEDRVTVLDAWESKQEG
- a CDS encoding peptidylprolyl isomerase, whose protein sequence is MKYVKFRTWIILVTVVLAVFFLLMYSGGERGTYKSAQPITDSVLTQTYPNIYEAISERDGSLLQPYLTHSNDEVRGQAWRAFANTSVDSLGPFINLAVRQNTAVSWFGISQHEMNKEQLRRLEQRWKENPNERPGISRVLGQQGDQKSLQLFLQYSDSTNFESKYHLALAVGRLVAQFDLTADQQLKVVQRAFNANEDKTTRAYLYGWYRGDASRLNPVVQDTLMSRWQVLGRGLSPEIEQYINKMMPKRTTSELAIFYNGEQRLDSEVQLSIELAKSIGEVKLTDQNSLAAKMLLTNANTHVQVQTLKSLNGKLDRNDGLYNYITGTMLTNAQLADPVWLQALATSVNIDSVLADKYTDRLGSIPQENKYFTPKVLAVYEKAKGPDAYLNKIEELVGSDTLKTMYALQSMNRYWQKLSGQEQAEPHIKQVRSIVFDALEMGDRGVAYMTQPLLENKQLFSNGDFDQINNVLSYFSLPADVEVYQVFGSLYYDRFREQARPVIDSLAAQNYAPLNRSLSDAGWDVEVPETVEPNFRMPNWDRLWELGRHPVWTLKTEKGNISIEMNTLSAPATVSMIDSLSRAGAYDGVPFHRVVPNFVIQGGDIERKDGFGGPEFVIPTEASAQGFVRGATGIASAGTDTEGSQYFVMHQWKPHLNGSYTRFGKVVDGMDVVDNITIGDKVLSTTWY
- a CDS encoding RrF2 family transcriptional regulator — encoded protein: MLFSKSCVYGLRATLFLASKEDEEHTSIRELSEELDISFHFLTKILQQLTEVDLLESKKGPKGGVRLTKPAEEISLLDIVVAIDGDELFKECVLGLPGCGIDKPCPLHSIWAENRDDIQKMLETQTLLDMAEKGKQQNLRVTADGKFEWG
- a CDS encoding CaiB/BaiF CoA transferase family protein, which codes for MQSLFSDLTIVELASVLAGPAVGNFFSELGAEVIKVENKTNGGDVTRQWRQPNETTEGPSAYYSSVNWNKESVLLDFTDDTDMQKVRQLLRDADIVITNFKKGDDKKFDLTYEDLKTLKPSVIHGKISGFGSDSDRPAYDLILQAETGFMSMNGQPKSPPTKMPLALIDLLAAHQLKEGILCALLKQKENPNQPFNIEVSLYESAISSLINQATNWLMNGNIPQQIGSKHPNIAPYGEIFTTIDDYSITFGIGSDRQFRDLCNILDAETLAEDPKYESNEGRVEHRQELAAILRNKIEQLKGVPLLKKCRSELVPAAEIKNVQQVFEGQKAHKMLLRETIEGRETVRPQTTVFNIRS